A part of Populus alba chromosome 8, ASM523922v2, whole genome shotgun sequence genomic DNA contains:
- the LOC118054501 gene encoding zinc finger protein 4 produces the protein MISPKSKLDFENDLEVSSQVASNISVHELSPDPSKDSTTPSSHLTDLVKHQENPVPVSLDLSLHFNSSEIELKGTGETSVEVAAHSPATTIPRVFSCNYCRRKFYSSQALGGHQNAHKRERTMAKRAMRMGMFSDRYTNLASLPLNGSAFRSLGIKAHAAMHQSIIQSQTPPVTRGGARFEQGYYGMPVFMEDDDVGPYWPGSFRQVGEAVGGNSGLEMAQSPNMNFEARAPPPRTDSSAPDLTLKL, from the coding sequence ATGATATCTCCAAAATCCAAATTGGATTTTGAAAACGATTTAGAAGTTAGTAGCCAAGTAGCATCCAACATATCTGTGCACGAACTATCCCCTGATCCCTCCAAGGATAGCACCACCCCTTCTTCCCATCTCACGGATCTCGTTAAGCATCAAGAGAATCCTGTGCCAGTTTCCCTTGACTTATCACTCCACTTCAACTCCAGTGAAATTGAGTTGAAAGGAACAGGTGAGACTAGCGTTGAGGTAGCTGCCCATAGTCCAGCCACAACCATCCCAAGAGTTTTCTCTTGCAACTACTGCCGGCGAAAGTTCTACAGTTCACAGGCACTTGGTGGCCACCAAAATGCTCATAAGAGGGAGCGAACGATGGCAAAGCGAGCCATGAGAATGGGAATGTTTTCAGATAGGTATACTAACTTGGCTTCTCTGCCACTTAATGGCTCCGCATTTCGGTCTCTTGGGATCAAAGCTCATGCTGCAATGCACCAGAGTATCATACAATCACAAACCCCTCCTGTTACAAGAGGTGGAGCTAGGTTTGAGCAAGGCTATTATGGAATGCCCGTGTTCATGGAAGATGATGATGTGGGTCCATACTGGCCTGGGAGTTTTAGGCAGGTTGGTGAGGCAGTTGGTGGTAACTCAGGTTTAGAGATGGCTCAAAGTCCGAATATGAATTTTGAAGCAAGAGCACCGCCACCAAGGACAGATTCATCAGCACCTGATCTTACTTTGAAGCTCTGA
- the LOC118054510 gene encoding protein OBERON 3 yields MFGEKDHRASNVVAESERSLNKENPVEKMIGFSRKGIDFLRESKMGFEGFGLKPQELTLSYLCENNNNRKLGFSLKGKEVIFSELSIQDEKRVERDFLNLSETKSNSSSKRQVRHEEDEEEVEENSSRDKKQKLGSTLNLSLALPDVSLSLTASNALQNVDPLIESNRNESLGTAGAVAAAETQSKNNNTKTTCSDDFTAASLSYSYSHPFSHNPSCSMTLNSTENYEYSVGRDDQIWCGGEGTNGSVHSRFRPIGDGIVALNNNNHGGGGSTMQGNRATNKDSCNNSVYKTSSSDNISFFPSELLARPRLDAYSGDSRRRDSENLRGLESGDGEGEAKKLSGPGRILREIVSESIPVMAQIIQELGEETLELTKEYLKNLIATTEKRDELVGLQNRLQRRSDLTKEALLKCQREQLEILVAVKMGHGSFVSGKVRVPTNELVEIFLFMRCRNVNCKSILPVDDCDCKFCSGNKGFCSSCMCPVCMNFDCASNTCSWVGCDVCSHWCHAACGTQKNLIRPGPSLRGPSGTREMQFHCIGCNHASEMFGFVKDVFVCCAKDWGQETLIKELDCVRKIFKGSEDFKGKELHTKAVDLLSMLERKLMSSREACNVIIQFFNYADGMSDFPASGVSAKELMPTEATLGKDAVPMLPATSLTPKYTIYNMGSSSGRRDSLPNDLHRNDLKASLLDVLKLENEFQFGKLSKNDGFNSLERFVQIKEAEARMFQNKAEEAQKEAEGYRQIIRAKSDKLEEEYSEKLAKICFQDTEETRRKKMEELKTLENTYCNYLNMKLRMQAEIAGLLERMEATNQQWV; encoded by the exons ATGTTTGGAGAGAAAGATCATCGTGCCTCTAATGTTGTGGCTGAGTCTGAGAGGTCTCTAAACAAAGAGAACCCTGTAGAGAAAATGATTGGTTTTTCTCGAAAGGGAATTGATTTTCTCAGAGAATCAAAGATGGGTTTTGAGGGGTTTGGCTTAAAACCCCAAGAACTCACTCTCAGCTACCTCTgtgaaaacaacaacaatcgCAAACTGGGTTTTTCTCTCAAGGGAAAAGAAGTAATCTTTTCAGAGCTTTCTATCCAAGATGAGAAACGGGTTGAGAGGGATTTCTTGAATCTGAGCGAAACCAAATCCAATTCTTCTTCCAAGAGACAAGTCCGCCACGAAGAAGATGAGGAAGAAGTTGAAGAGAATTCCTCAAGAGACAAGAAACAAAAGCTAGGGAGTACTTTAAATCTTTCTTTAGCTTTGCCAGATGTGTCTCTCTCTTTAACCGCATCAAATGCATTGCAAAATGTTGATCCTCTGATTGAGTCAAATCGTAATGAGTCCTTAGGTACAGCAGGAGCAGTAGCGGCAGCAGAAACACaatccaaaaacaacaacacaaaaaCTACATGTTCTGATGATTTCACTGCTGCTTCACTTTCTTATTCGTATTCACACCCGTTTTCACACAACCCTAGTTGCTCTATGACTCTCAATTCAACTGAGAATTACGAGTATTCTGTAGGGAGAGATGATCAAATTTGGTGTGGAGGGGAAGGGACTAATGGATCAGTTCATAGCCGGTTTAGGCCTATTGGAGATGGGATTGTTGCTTTGAACAATAACAatcatggtggtggtggttctACAATGCAAGGTAATCGTGCAACGAATAAGGATTCGTGCAATAATAGTGTCTATAAAACTAGTAGTTCggataatatttcattttttccatctgaATTGCTGGCTAGGCCACGCTTAGATGCTTATTCAGGTGATTCTAGGAGAAGGGATTCAGAGAATTTGAGAGGTTTGGAGAGTGGAGATGGAGAAGGTGAAGCAAAAAAGCTGTCTGGACCAGGGAGAATTCTTCGTGAGATTGTTTCCGAGTCCATTCCTGTTATGGCTCAGATAATTCAGGAGCTAGGCGAAGAAACATTGGAATTGACGAAGGAGTACTTGAAGAATCTAATTGCTACGACTGAAAAGAGAGACGAGTTAGTTGGCCTTCAAAACCGGCTTCAGAGAAGGTCTGATCTTACCAAGGAGGCTCTCTTAAAGTGCCAAAGGGAGCAGCTAGAAATATTAGTTGCGGTCAAAATGGGGCATGGAAGTTTTGTATCTGGGAAAGTTCGGGTTCCTACGAATGAGTTGGTGGAGATTTTCTTGTTTATGAGGTGTAGGAATGTGAATTGCAAGAGTATATTGCCTGTGGATGACTGTGACTGTAAGTTTTGCTCGGGGAATAAGGGATTTTGCAGCTCGTGTATGTGTCCTGTCTGTATGAATTTTGATTGTGCTAGCAATACATGCAGTTGGGTTGGCTGTGATGTTTGCTCCCATTGGTGCCATGCTGCTTGTGGCACACAAAAGAATCTCATTAGACCTGGTCCTAGCTTGAGGGGACCATCAGGAACTAGGGAGATGCAATTTCACTGCATTGGGTGCAATCATGCTTCTGAGATGTTTGGCTTTGTCAAGGATGTGTTTGTGTGCTGTGCAAAGGATTGGGGTCAAGAAACTCTGATAAAGGAGCTTGATTGTGTTAGGAAGATTTTCAAGGGAAGTGAGGATTTCAAAGGAAAGGAGTTGCATACTAAGGCTGTGGACTTGCTCTCCATGCTTGAAAGAAAACTGATGTCTTCTAGAGAAGCCTGCAACGTCATTATACAGTTCTTCAACT ATGCAGATGGTATGTCAGATTTTCCTGCTTCTGGTGTTTCTGCAAAAGAATTGATGCCAACAGAAGCTACCCTTGGAAAAGATGCAGTACCTATGCTGCCAGCAACTTCTCTCACTCCAAAATATACCATTTACAACATGGGCTCTTCAAGTGGAAGACGTGATTCACTACCAAATGATCTACACCGAAATGATCTCAAAGCTTCCCTCCTTGATGTCCTAAAACTTGAAAATGAGTTTCAGTTTGGGAAGTTATCAAAGAATGATGGCTTCAACAGCTTGGAAAGATTTGTGCAGATCAAAGAAGCTGAAGCAAGAATGTTCCAGAACAAGGCAGAAGAAGCACAAAAAGAGGCCGAAGGTTACAGGCAGATTATTCGGGCAAAATCTGACAAGTTAGAAGAAGAATATTCAGAGAAGCTGGctaaaatatgttttcaagATACAGAAGAAACACGGAGGAAGAAAATGGAGGAACTGAAGACTTTGGAAAATACATATTGTAATTACTTAAACATGAAGCTGAGAATGCAAGCAGAGATTGCTGGTTTATTGGAAAGAATGGAGGCCACAAATCAGCAATGGGTGTAA
- the LOC118054518 gene encoding probable transmembrane ascorbate ferrireductase 3 gives MDAGSTIYKQSASRLTVIAHLCGILAIILMLVWLLHYRGGIEYHSDNPDRVFNAHPFFMFCGLIFLVGEAMMTYKTISSAMIIQKSIHMFLHLIALCLGIVGICAVFRFHDMIQAEDVYSLHSWVGLSTFCLFCLQWVLGFFTFMFPKAGKQARASMLPWHVCGGRALLYMATCAALTGLIEKATFLELKHHRESRLINFTGLFILLFGIFVDLSVALARYV, from the exons ATGGATGCTGGCAGCACAATCTACAAGCAATCAGCCTCTCGTCTAACCGTGATAGCACACTTGTGTGGCATCTTGGCTATAATTCTCATGCTGGTTTGGTTATTGCATTATCGCGGGGGCATCGAGTATCATTCTGATAATCCTGATCGTGTTTTCAAT GCTCATCCATTTTTTATGTTCTGCGGACTCATATTTCTTGTTGGCGAAG CGATGATGACATACAAAACAATATCATCGGCAATGATTATCCAGAAGTCTATCCACATGTTCCTGCATCTGATCGCCCTGTGCCTTGGTATTGTTGGCATATGTGCTGTTTTCAGGTTCCATGATATGATCCAAGCAGAGGATGTTTATAGCTTGCATTCATGGGTTGGGTTGAGCACCTTCTGTTTATTTTGCTTGCAG TGGGTGCTCGGCTTCTTTACATTCATGTTTCCAAAAGCTGGGAAACAAGCAAGGGCAAGCATGCTTCCATGGCACGTATGTGGGGGGAGAGCACTGTTATACATGGCAACATGTGCAGCACTGACAGGGTTAATCGAGAAAGCTACATTCCTCGAGCTGAAGCATCATCGCGAGTCTCGTTTGATTAACTTCACTGGACTCTTTATCCTTCTCTTCGGCATTTTCGTTGACCTCTCGGTTGCTCTTGCCCGTTATGTGTGA